A genomic region of Mesobacillus jeotgali contains the following coding sequences:
- a CDS encoding LrgB family protein, protein MKLETLLTIFSIIITLLAYLFARRAAGKYPSPLTSPVFLSTVIVIAVLLLLNIPYKKYEPASEIMTYFLGPATVALAVPLYRQRKIISAYAVPALFGLVAGIVSTIISAVFIAYLLNLSDLILISLTIKSITIPVASEVARIIGADSILVAAFVMITGMLGAMIGPFLMNTMKIHDPFSRGLAIGTIAHGIGTAEAAREGELQGAVSGAAMGMAAIVTSLFLPIILPVFL, encoded by the coding sequence ATGAAACTGGAAACTCTGCTCACGATCTTTAGCATTATCATAACCTTGCTCGCTTACCTTTTTGCCAGGAGAGCTGCGGGTAAATATCCATCTCCGCTAACATCCCCGGTATTTTTAAGTACAGTGATTGTGATTGCCGTGTTGCTGTTGCTGAATATACCTTATAAGAAATATGAACCAGCAAGTGAGATTATGACCTATTTTCTGGGACCGGCTACTGTGGCTTTAGCTGTACCATTATATCGCCAAAGAAAAATCATTTCAGCGTACGCGGTTCCAGCTTTGTTCGGTCTTGTAGCAGGGATAGTCTCGACCATTATCTCAGCTGTGTTCATAGCGTATTTGCTTAACTTGTCAGATTTGATATTAATTTCTTTGACGATCAAGTCTATCACAATACCTGTAGCTTCAGAGGTTGCCAGGATCATCGGGGCAGACTCGATTCTGGTTGCTGCGTTCGTCATGATTACAGGCATGTTGGGGGCGATGATTGGCCCATTTCTTATGAACACTATGAAAATCCACGATCCTTTTTCGAGAGGTTTGGCAATAGGCACCATTGCTCACGGAATTGGTACAGCAGAAGCAGCCAGGGAAGGAGAGTTGCAAGGCGCAGTTTCAGGTGCAGCAATGGGTATGGCCGCTATAGTAACTTCGTTGTTTCTGCCCATAATTCTCCCAGTATTTTTATAA
- a CDS encoding Crp/Fnr family transcriptional regulator, whose amino-acid sequence MSELIKASEKIIKFKKGTFLFREGQEAKEMFIILSGKVQISKMNAEGKELYLRLCNKNDIVGELTLFTVGPRYLFNARAVEDGEAAAVNIENLEQTLFNNSQLAYQFLKWMNDHIRKTITKFRDLVLHGKKGALYSTLIRLSNSYGIQKDDGIHINVPITNQDLANYCGTARESVSRMLGELRDEGIISINKKRIIIHDLLYLKQQIDCENCPIEFCNID is encoded by the coding sequence ATGAGCGAATTAATAAAAGCATCAGAAAAAATCATTAAATTTAAAAAAGGTACTTTTTTATTCCGCGAAGGGCAAGAAGCAAAAGAAATGTTTATTATTCTGTCCGGCAAGGTACAGATCTCAAAAATGAATGCGGAAGGCAAAGAATTGTATTTAAGATTATGTAATAAAAACGATATTGTAGGCGAGCTAACCCTCTTCACAGTGGGTCCTCGATATTTATTCAATGCAAGAGCAGTTGAAGATGGTGAGGCAGCAGCGGTTAATATTGAGAACCTGGAACAAACATTGTTCAACAACAGCCAGCTTGCATACCAATTTTTAAAATGGATGAATGACCATATCCGAAAAACAATCACTAAATTCCGCGACCTTGTCCTTCACGGCAAAAAAGGAGCTTTGTATTCTACCCTTATAAGGCTGAGCAATAGTTACGGCATTCAAAAGGACGATGGCATTCACATCAACGTACCGATCACGAACCAGGATTTAGCAAATTATTGCGGAACTGCCAGGGAAAGCGTCAGCCGCATGCTTGGGGAATTACGCGATGAAGGGATCATCTCCATAAACAAAAAAAGGATAATCATTCATGACCTACTCTATCTCAAACAACAAATAGACTGTGAGAACTGTCCAATAGAGTTTTGCAATATAGATTGA
- a CDS encoding CidA/LrgA family protein, whose translation MKANKIIKYFLQITGLILINKAGFFIVELFELRIPGNVLGMILLFVLLWTRVVRLEWFEGAADYLVRHLSFFFVPISVGLMTLGGLIAENGMQLAVILVLSAIIGMVFAGGTSHMLVKRKEGNETGNSAHDL comes from the coding sequence TTGAAAGCTAATAAAATCATTAAATACTTCTTACAAATCACAGGGTTGATCCTGATTAACAAAGCCGGCTTTTTTATTGTAGAACTGTTCGAGCTGCGTATTCCCGGAAATGTATTAGGAATGATTCTGCTTTTCGTGCTGTTATGGACGCGGGTAGTCCGGCTTGAATGGTTTGAAGGCGCAGCTGATTATCTCGTCAGGCATCTATCGTTCTTTTTTGTACCGATCTCAGTTGGTTTGATGACTCTCGGGGGACTTATCGCAGAAAATGGCATGCAACTTGCGGTTATTTTAGTTTTGAGCGCTATAATAGGCATGGTGTTTGCAGGAGGCACTTCACATATGCTGGTAAAGCGTAAGGAGGGAAATGAAACTGGAAACTCTGCTCACGATCTTTAG